The nucleotide window GGAAAATAGACTGGCTATGAGATATCATAGAATTAGGTTGATAATGATAATCCAGTTATGTGGGAGAATGTCCTCATTTTTAGGAAACGGGTGCTCAAGTATTTATGAGTGTAACGCTATGTCTATAACTTACCATCaagttttcaggaaaaaatttacatatacGTTGTTGAATCTAGATGAAACTTAGACACGTGTGTTCATGGTActgttttttcaatatttctacaCGGTTAGAAATTTGCATAATTAAAATGTGGGAAAAGTAATATTGCTGTATCATTTTattgcccctcctcctctttggAGAGAGAAACATCTTTATCCTACTGGAATGCAGGCAGAACTTTTCTGGGAATTTCTCCAGGGAGAAAAACATTCTCTATGTTTATTGCCcaggaatataaataaatctgAGCACATTGGCTGTTAATGTCCAGACAAtaagaaccatgagagattcaTGGAGAACTATCTTTGAATAGGAGGTGGGGGACAATCACTCACAAGCAAAAATAATATTGATATGAAATGAATGTAGACTGGTATGAAATGGGTGGAGGAGATGACAAAGACATATTATACAGGCAATAACTGACATCCTTGGAGAAGAAATGgatcagaaaaaaattccataaggaaaaaattttataaaatacttcacTGAAATGAAAGGCTTGAATTATGATGGAAACAGCTCATTTTAACTAAAATTACTTCACAAACATCAAGACCTAGGCATATGCTTCTAAAGATTCTTAACTTCGTGCATAAAAAGGATTATGGCAGAGAGGtaccagaaaaaaaaggaaggggattaGTCTAAGACTTCTCAATGGCATCACTcaattttaaaagagcaacatTTACCAGATTCTCAGGAAAAAGAAGTAACTTACCAATCAGGGTTCAATCAGGGAAGTGGATTCTATAATTATTATGGAATAAGgaattttttatatgaatttgaCCAGGCACAACTGTGGGGTTAGCTGGGGAAGTAAAGGTATGGAAAGGGGAGTTGGAGGGTGAGAAGTCACTAAACCACCCTTTAGAAATGCTGGCATGGGTGGTGGGTAAGTCCCAGCTTGTAGGAAAATCTGAGAAGCCAGGCACATCCAACTGCTGAACTGAGAAGGGCAAGGTAGAGCTTCTAGACAAGACTATGAAAAGCTGCCGCCATCATGGGCCTCAGCCAAGCATCTGATGGTGGACCTGGGACCATTGGTGGTCAGCAGTGCTGAGAGACACAAAGAAGGGCTGAATACAGAATGGAAGAGAGTGCGGAAAAATTAAAACGTCCTGGGTACCACTGCATCTGTCCTTCACTGTATCTAATCTTAAACTTGTAGAGTAATGGTTGCTCCTTCACTGTGATCTCCCAAATCTCACACAATCTCTACTTCTGGCCAACTCCAGCCTGGAGTCAAATAGGATTCTTGAAAATGCATTTCTCAGTATAACCCAGACAACAATAGAGTAATACAGCCCAGTGATCTAATATTTTTCTATCGAAAAAGTTTTGTGGTGAAGTAACATTACTTGAGTTCAGAAATTCCTTCAGGTttgctcagtttttttctttagttaaatTCACTTCTAAAATAACACTCATCAAAGTTAACAGTGACATCCTTATCACAAATTCCTAGAaccaattttctgttttcatatgaACTGACCTCCAGTCCGGACAATTCGCCCACTGAAACACTGCTTCCACGGTGTTTCCAACACAGTCTTCTGGGAGCCTCTTGCTCACCTGTTATGTTTTTACCTCTCTGGCTGCTCCTTCCCATTATCCTCTGTAGATGAATCCCTCTTGGCCTGGTCCTCAAATATTGGTAGCACAAACCTTGGTCCTAGGCCTGCTTTTCCAGTTACCCAATACATTTTCTTTAGGTACCTAGATGAGACTAAGATGCCCACAGACAAGCTCTCATATCCTGGCCAAGCATAGAGAATTATAGGGGGACCTGAGCAAGTACAGGAAGTGGGGTACATCTAATACTCACTGAGAACTTCTCTTCATGCAtagttctaagtgctttataaaaaCAAGTACATTATCTCCTTGTTATGGGTAattgtccccccccccaaaaaaagcatgTCTAAGTTCTAACCCACAGTATCTCAGAACATAAAGTTATTTGGGAATTGTTTTTACAGAAGTATTCAAGTTAAAACGAGGCCATTAGGGTGGGCTTAATTTGATATGACTTGTGACCTTACAAGAAGGGGAAAatcagacacagagacagacatgcaAAGGGAACACAATGTGAAGATACACAGGGAGAAAATGGGCATCTAAAGTCAAGGAATGCCTGAGGCTACCAGAAACTAGGAGAGAGGCACCGAACAGCTCCTTTCTTAGAGCTTTCAGACGGAATATGGCCAGGCTGACTCCTTAATTTCAGAGTTTTGGCCTCCATAACTGTCAGACCAagcaatttctgttgttttgggcCACTCAAGCTATGTTGCTTAGTTACGGTGGCCCTGAGCAGCCAATACACTTCTCATATCAAATCAAGGAGATGCGTACTAGTGTGAACATCctttacagctgaagaaactaGGACAAAAGGATAGCTAACCCGCTTAAGGTAACATAGCTAGTAACTAGTAGAGCTAGGACTAAAACCTTAGCAGACTGGTTCCTGAGCCCATCTACCCAACCACTGTGCAAACTACctcttaatattttgttattaacatataatgtattatttgcttcaggggtacaggtctgtgaatcatcagtcttacacaattcacagcactcaccatagcacatacccttcccaaagtccataacccagccaccttatccctacccccacccagcaatcctcaatttatttcctgagattaagagtctctcatggtttgtctccctccccgatcccatcttgtttcatattttccctccctaccccgcatgaccccctgccctcaaattcctcatatcagagagatcatataataattatctttctctgattgacttactttgcctagcataaaaatattaagaggtTAAAAGGTGAGATacctcttaatatttttaacagcatTGCTCCTAGtgacaaaaaaagttaaaaaaaaaaggtgtgtggataaatcttaataagaaaaagattGAATAAATTATTGCATATCCATTCAAAATAATTGTTGAGTAATAAAGCAAGATGCAGAGATAGTTGTATGACATGATCCCATTATttgaaaatcaaggaagaaaactATCTTCATATAGCTTCTATCTGATTAAAAGCATGGGAATGTATGTCTACATATAATTAAAAGCACAGATTAAAACACGAAAGTGTTCATAGTAGTTGATTAGTATTGGTTATCTGTTGGAGATGAATAGTGGAGGAGGAAatctgataaataataaatgtattagtTAGCTTTCTTTTGGGTAACAAGCCCCCCAAAACTTAGCACTTAAAACAATCAATACTTAATCCATGACTCTGAGTTGtctggggtgggtgggatgaATGGCAGAGCTTTTCTAGTCTGTGCCAGTGTATTACTGATCTATTACTACATAACCAGTTACCctaaaatttagcagcttaaaacaacaagtatttattatctcacggtttccatgggtcaggaattcaggtgAGGCTCAGAAGGGTATCTCTGGCTGAAGGTCTTCATAAGGTTGCAGCCAAGCTGTCATTTAGGGCTatggtctcatctgaaggctaGCCTGGGAAGATATGCTCCCAAACTCACTCCCATGGGTCTCTCCATAGATCTGCCTCATGagatggcagctggcttcccctaGGGTGAGCCATCTGAGACAGTACCTGAAAACAGAAGCCACAATTTCTCTGTAACCTAATCTTGGAAGTGACATCCCATTACCTCAGCGTCATTCTGTTTACTAGAACCAAGTCACTAAATCCAGCCCCAGCTCGAGGAGGGGATTCTACAAAGGTGTGGCTACCAGGAAATGGGGATCATGCAGGGTCATCTCAGATGCTACTGACCACAGTGGGCTTGACCAGGGCTGGATGGCTAGTATAGCTTCATTTGTATGTCTGGCAGATGAAAATCTGGTTGGTGTAGGGAACCACAACAGGGATGGTTCACCTCTATGCCATCATGGCTCCATGAAGTCTCTCAGCATCTAACAGCATAACCCAGGCCTTCTCATACTTGTCCTTAGGACAAAGAGGAGCAACAGTAGGCAAACCTCAGTGTGTCGGCACTTCTCAAACATCTACTTGTGTCGTATTTGCTaatgtcccattggccaaagaaATGGCTAAGCCCGGTTTTAAGGGTTGGAGAAGTGGACTCTATCTCTTGATGGGTGAAGTGGAAGAGTCACATTGAAAGGGGGGCATACATTCTGATGTTAATGGCCAAAGGAGACCATCCAGACTTCTGTCTTCTGCCTAGGATGTAGACATCTGTAAATAGCATAGCTCCCattcttagaagaagaaaaaatatgggcAATCTACAAAATCATAACTTTTCTTAACTCATCAAAGAACTAAGACTGCAGAGAACCAATTATCTTGATGTATAAGACAAGTGTCTCAGAGGAGATAGGAAGTTGTCACTGGGTCACCTGTGGCAAAGCAAGAAGGAAGATGGGTCCACAGTACCAGCAGTAAGATTTCAGTAAGAAGTTTTAATGAAGTTCTAAAGGCTGAGTGTGGAATAGCACGAGGATATAGAACCTCTGAGAACTGGAGACCTAAGGGTAGTTGGCTTTCACATGCAGGCTCTTTGCTACAGACCTCCACTGGATGCTCACAAGAAAtgatgggggtagggaaggagacCAGAGAAGGCCTCTCTCTGTGGTGTAGGCATGCAAGGGGACAGCTGCTGATACAGAAATGGCAAAAACCCCAGTGGGACCTTACTTCCTTACAGAACAAAAGCCTTAAACCACTGGGGAAGTGATGCAAACCCAGTCACCCCCAGGACACAGGTACAGATCCACTGTggctagagaaaaaggaaaaggaaaaaaatcttccattcatgggggaagggcagataATCATCCTGAGCCAAAACACTAAAGGCCGTTTACCAACAGGGAGGAAtgggatcactgaaaaaaaaaaaaaacaaaacaaacccacccTCAAGACCTAGGGATACAAGTCCTGCAAGACCTAGGGATATAAGTCCTGCCTAAAACTGAGGTTGGCCCAGGACAACTCCTGACCCCTACTCATCAGGTTACCAAGACCCAAGTAATAACAGCAGTCTACTACTACGGGAGGGACACGGGCATGGAGAGAGATCTTCCCTGAGATGCAGGCACACAGGAAGGGCCTAAAGGCAAGGGTGGTACAAGAATACTGAGAAAAATTATCTGGAAAACCAGTACCTACCCTAAGCCCAAGGTAATCCTTGAGAAATTTGAAGTCTATAGTTCAATGCAGGTaccacagcaacaacaaaacctaaaCCCAGTCCAAATTCTGGCTAGATGGACTCCCCCTTCCCCGCCTTAATGATTTATCAGAAGAGCAGTCATGACTATTTCCaggaataaatattatttacctcGGTTTCTACTCTCCTACATACAACATCTGACATTCAGCcaattttcatctaatttttattAGATGCAAAACAGCAAGAATAAACAGTCCACTGTCAAGagacaaagcaataaaaaaaatccagactcGGCTGACCCAGTCGTTAGTACTATCAAATAGGGAATTAAAATTAACAATGACTAATGTGTTACAGAGGATGGTGGGAAGTATGAACAACAGGTATGAACAGATGGGGAATTTCagcagaaaagatgaaaactcttaagaatcaaatggaaatactagaaattaaaaaaaaaaacatctaacTGAGATGAAGAATGCCTTTAATGAGTTCATCAGCAGACCTAACAGAAGTAGGGGTTAAACAGACCTAACAGGGTAAGGGGTTAAAATCCATGAACCTGAAGATAGGGTAATAGAAATTAGCCCAACTGaaacacaaagcaaaatgaaGATTGAAAAGGGACACACATATAGGGAGGGTAgaaatttgttaacatttttctatCTAACACTATCTTCTGgtcattaattatttatattaccaCACCATGCAAAATATGTTCACCCTCATTCCAAGGCCTCCAAATGTCTCATTCCAAATTAGGGCATCAGGCTCAAATACAGGACTTCAGGTCTTCTGTATCAGGTTCAGATGTGGCTGAAACTCCTTGGGTACAATTTCTCAGTTTCTTGATCCAGAGACCTGTGAGCTAGATGACAAGTTATTTGACTATCACCCCcgcccatacacacacacacacacagtggtgaGCTAGGGACTACTGAACTGCAGTAGATACTCTCATTTAAAAGAAGGGAGGAACATGAGGCACATCTTAGTCACTGTTCCTTAACAACTCTGAAGTCCCACAGAGCAAATGTTGACAAGTCTCCCCGCTCCAGAAGCACATGATTCTTGACTGGGTCACAGTTCTACCTGGGAATGGCTTCCCAGtccattttaatatattgttgtcAGGTCTTCTCTCTGAGACATCCTTCTTTTTACCATAAGAAATGGCAGCTGAGtaactttctctgcttgcttCCCATTCATAGAAGTTAGAGAAGGTAGTCCAAGGCTGCTTTTCATTTTGGACTGTTTCAATTCCTTTAAGTCTAACCTGAAGGTAGTAAAACTCTATTAGAAACCTTATAGGTGTTCCACAAATCTCATTTGTATTTACTCCATGCCCCAAATGTCACATTGACAATTCTTTTTAAGACAGGCCCCTCTCTACTTTAGCCATGTGTCGGGCTATTGGATAGATGATGTAATGAAGTTCTTAGAAGCCATTTGGTTTAGCTGAGAGAGTCCCCAAAACACCAACTTAAACATTTCACACATTTTAACAGAGGGTCTTAATAGCCGTTTCCATGATTTGATCTCTACCCTGAGACCATTTTTCATCTTGAGATTATTTTGATGACTGGAGAAACTTGGAGATGTGAGAAATAGTTATTTTCCAACCCAGCAagtcctggattttttttttgtttgtttcttctgaaTTCTGCTTATAAATGGAACAGTTATTTCCTTATTCATCTCTCTTTTGCAGCTGAAAAGTAGCAAATTGATATTTCCAACATTCTGATGGAAATCTCCTTAGCCAGATCCACAAGTTCATTTGGTAGATTCTCTATCTTCTCACAGAGCATGGTGACTGTTTTGCTATTCTTTTCCTTAGTAAATTATACGAGCTGCTGTCTTTTCCAGTCTTTCTTAACAGTTTTCCTCATTGTTTCCAGtatccacctgccacccaggcccAGAGCTAATGCTACATGTCTTATGTTTTGTATAATCCCCCCAACGAGTATACACTTTAAGGTATCGCTTAGCGTTTTCCGTGCAACAAACTAcccaaaacttagtagcttaaaacaagaAGCATTTTATGTATCTCATAATTCTTTTGGTCGGCTGCAGCAACTGGTATGGCTCTTCTGGCATGGGCCAGTTTGGCTGGGGCTGGAGGTTGAGGAAGGTCTCACTTTCATGACTGGAAGCTGGTCTAAGAGGCCTCCTATCTGTGCTCGCTCATCTCTGTTCCACATGGTTTCTCATACCCCCAGCAGAGTACTCTTGAGTTTCTTCACGTGAAGGTCTCAGAATTccagaaagcagcaagagaagacTCAAGGCAGACTTTTCTCCAGCCTCTTGAATCTCTTTGCTAATGTACgttggccaaagcaaatcacatgGCCAAGCTCAGAGTCAAGGAGTAGAGAGCTCTCTAcctcttaataaaagaaagaaaaaaaagagagaaagagtaacaTTGCAAAGGGGTAGGCATAAAGGATGGGAGAGGTCTCTGGCTATTTTGCCACTGTACcacaatgaaagaagagaaacaaacgATGTCGTGGAAACCAGTATGAATGCTAAGATTGTATTTATGTGTTCAAGTGAGATTATGTCTgctgatgtgtatatatataaaaccataatGACTTTAAAACTGTGGATTCACATGAGGATTCAATAGGAAAGATATTTGATGGACACAGTtatattaaattctaaaaagaatttCAATTCAATAACTCCTCCTGTTGTGTAATGGGTTTTGCCACAAACACCCTATGGAACTGAGAGTAGGTCTACataccagatatatgattttgttttcttcctttcattttgttgccACTTCACATGGCTTAATAAAACACAGCAAACGTGACTGTCCTTCACATACGTTTGTATGTACACAATACATACAAATGGAGCTCCATCTATAAAGAATTTGGTAACAATTTGCTTTATAATACTTTCTATAGGGAGGCTTTTCTGAACGCATCAAACCGACAGCATTTTTCCCAGTATGAATTCTATTATAGTGTGTGAGGCCCTGCAAACATGGAAAGTCCCCTTTATTCGACACATTCGTAGAGGGTctcttttgaataatttttctcaTCTCAGGTGGGAGAGGCTACATGGATGCTTTGGATCACGCAGCGTATTCATACAGGATCTGTCTTGGATGGATTTTATAACACACACTTGGACCTGACTTCAGTGATAAGGCTTgctcatttgaaagaaaaagggtTCCTTTCATGTATGAATATTGCGATGCATGCTCAGGACCGATTTCTGAGTGAAGCCCTTTCCACAGTCACTGCATTTATAGGGTTTATCTCCAGTGTGAATTGTCTGGTGTTTATTGAAATTGGACCGGTCAGTGAATGCCTTCCCACATTCTGCACACATGTacggtttctctcctgtgtgaattcGCTGATGTACTTTGAGATGTGGTTTCTTGGAGAAGGACTTCTCACACTCAGGACATTTATAAGGCTTCTCTGtggtatgaattctctgatgtgtAATTAACTCTGATTTCTGGATGAAGGCCCTCCCACAATCAGCACAAACATAGGGTTTCTCTCCGGTATGAATGGTCTGGTGCTTATTGAAATTTGACCTGTCCGtgaaggcttttccacactcGGCACATATATAAGACTTCTCTCCAGTATGAGATTTCTGGTGAGTATTGAGATTGGACCTGTTggtaaaggccttcccacattcagTGCATATATacggtttctctcctgtgtgaattcGCTTATGCATCTGGAGTTGTGACTTAGAAGGGAAAGATTTCCCACAGTCACTGcattcatagggcttctctccagtgtggattCTCTGATGGGCAATCAAGTGTGCCTTCTGGATGAAGGCCTGCCCACATTCAGTACATATGTAAGATCTCTCtcctgtatgaattctctgatgcaTCCTGAGTGTGGATTTTTGggtaaaggctttcccacactccCCACACTTGTGGTgtctctctccagtatgaattttcTGATGTACATTGAGGGCTGAGTTCAGGGAGAAGCCTTTCCCACATTCGCTGCATTCATAGAGTTTTTCTCCAGTGTGAGTTGTCTGATGTCTAAGTAGAGAGGACACCTGGAAAAATGATTTTCCACACTCATTGCATTTATAGGGTTTTTCTCTAGTGTGGGTTTTCTTATGCAAAATTAATTCTGAATTCTGGATGAAAGCCTTCCCACACTCAGTACATATATAgagtttttcatctctgtgaacTCTCAGATATATACTGAGTAGTGGCTTCTGTGTAAACACATCTACACACTTGCTAAGTTCATGAGGTTTTTCCATAGTGTGGATTCTCTGAGGTGGAAAGAGGTGTGACTTCTGGGTGAAGATCTTCCCAAATTCAGAACACATGTCTGCTTTCTCCCCAGCAGGAAATTTCAGATTGTGACTGAATGCTTGTTTGAGACTGAGGACCTTTCCACACTGATCACTTTCACAGAACTGCACTCCTGTATGAGTGTTTTCATGGTTAGTATAAGAAGAGCTCTGTGTGAAAACCTGACCATGTCCGGTATTTTTATCAAAGTTCTTCGTTGCATTATTTTTACTAGGAATATGTATGTCTAAATTATGCCTAAAACTCTTTCCAAATGAGTCACATTTATGGGGTCTTTTCGGTGAAGGAATATGATTTGGGCTTGGATGAACAAATTTTCCACTGTCTTTATATTCAAAATCCCACTCTGTATTCAGTACTTTCTTATTGATGAAAGCAGCATGACTCAGAGGTTTGCTCTGTTTTTCCTGGTATCTTTTTATCTGCTCAGAATCTTGCCACAGTTCTTCTAAAATGGAATACAGTGAGTCATCTCTTGTATCTTCACCCTCTATTTCACCATGAAAGGAAGcttttccagaaattcttttttgTGAGGTCTTAATCCCAAACTTCCcatctaaaaagagaa belongs to Lutra lutra chromosome X, mLutLut1.2, whole genome shotgun sequence and includes:
- the ZNF81 gene encoding zinc finger protein 81 isoform X3, producing MRVSVSFEDVTVDFSKEEWQQLDPAQRRLYRDVTLENYSHLRSVGYEVPKPEVIFKLEQGEEPWILERKTPHQSHTDGKFGIKTSQKRISGKASFHGEIEGEDTRDDSLYSILEELWQDSEQIKRYQEKQSKPLSHAAFINKKVLNTEWDFEYKDSGKFVHPSPNHIPSPKRPHKCDSFGKSFRHNLDIHIPSKNNATKNFDKNTGHGQVFTQSSSYTNHENTHTGVQFCESDQCGKVLSLKQAFSHNLKFPAGEKADMCSEFGKIFTQKSHLFPPQRIHTMEKPHELSKCVDVFTQKPLLSIYLRVHRDEKLYICTECGKAFIQNSELILHKKTHTREKPYKCNECGKSFFQVSSLLRHQTTHTGEKLYECSECGKGFSLNSALNVHQKIHTGERHHKCGECGKAFTQKSTLRMHQRIHTGERSYICTECGQAFIQKAHLIAHQRIHTGEKPYECSDCGKSFPSKSQLQMHKRIHTGEKPYICTECGKAFTNRSNLNTHQKSHTGEKSYICAECGKAFTDRSNFNKHQTIHTGEKPYVCADCGRAFIQKSELITHQRIHTTEKPYKCPECEKSFSKKPHLKVHQRIHTGEKPYMCAECGKAFTDRSNFNKHQTIHTGDKPYKCSDCGKGFTQKSVLSMHRNIHT
- the ZNF81 gene encoding zinc finger protein 81 isoform X1, with the translated sequence MLPATETGPRLCSVYSRVIQQFGFLESSWSLWARPRSGGCRSSFLAPTALTESTDPTWLQACGRSISKRAGGLRSSGNMAANPSSPGPSLALGMGTCDDSCEVSVSFEDVTVDFSKEEWQQLDPAQRRLYRDVTLENYSHLRSVGYEVPKPEVIFKLEQGEEPWILERKTPHQSHTDGKFGIKTSQKRISGKASFHGEIEGEDTRDDSLYSILEELWQDSEQIKRYQEKQSKPLSHAAFINKKVLNTEWDFEYKDSGKFVHPSPNHIPSPKRPHKCDSFGKSFRHNLDIHIPSKNNATKNFDKNTGHGQVFTQSSSYTNHENTHTGVQFCESDQCGKVLSLKQAFSHNLKFPAGEKADMCSEFGKIFTQKSHLFPPQRIHTMEKPHELSKCVDVFTQKPLLSIYLRVHRDEKLYICTECGKAFIQNSELILHKKTHTREKPYKCNECGKSFFQVSSLLRHQTTHTGEKLYECSECGKGFSLNSALNVHQKIHTGERHHKCGECGKAFTQKSTLRMHQRIHTGERSYICTECGQAFIQKAHLIAHQRIHTGEKPYECSDCGKSFPSKSQLQMHKRIHTGEKPYICTECGKAFTNRSNLNTHQKSHTGEKSYICAECGKAFTDRSNFNKHQTIHTGEKPYVCADCGRAFIQKSELITHQRIHTTEKPYKCPECEKSFSKKPHLKVHQRIHTGEKPYMCAECGKAFTDRSNFNKHQTIHTGDKPYKCSDCGKGFTQKSVLSMHRNIHT
- the ZNF81 gene encoding zinc finger protein 81 isoform X2, whose product is MAANPSSPGPSLALGMGTCDDSCEVSVSFEDVTVDFSKEEWQQLDPAQRRLYRDVTLENYSHLRSVGYEVPKPEVIFKLEQGEEPWILERKTPHQSHTDGKFGIKTSQKRISGKASFHGEIEGEDTRDDSLYSILEELWQDSEQIKRYQEKQSKPLSHAAFINKKVLNTEWDFEYKDSGKFVHPSPNHIPSPKRPHKCDSFGKSFRHNLDIHIPSKNNATKNFDKNTGHGQVFTQSSSYTNHENTHTGVQFCESDQCGKVLSLKQAFSHNLKFPAGEKADMCSEFGKIFTQKSHLFPPQRIHTMEKPHELSKCVDVFTQKPLLSIYLRVHRDEKLYICTECGKAFIQNSELILHKKTHTREKPYKCNECGKSFFQVSSLLRHQTTHTGEKLYECSECGKGFSLNSALNVHQKIHTGERHHKCGECGKAFTQKSTLRMHQRIHTGERSYICTECGQAFIQKAHLIAHQRIHTGEKPYECSDCGKSFPSKSQLQMHKRIHTGEKPYICTECGKAFTNRSNLNTHQKSHTGEKSYICAECGKAFTDRSNFNKHQTIHTGEKPYVCADCGRAFIQKSELITHQRIHTTEKPYKCPECEKSFSKKPHLKVHQRIHTGEKPYMCAECGKAFTDRSNFNKHQTIHTGDKPYKCSDCGKGFTQKSVLSMHRNIHT